The sequence GGACGAGGCCGCGCGCCGCCCGAGTCCGCCTCATCGAACCCAGGCCCGATGTCGACCGCGACCGCGACGTCGGCCGCGATCCCTTCGGCCGCCGCGAACGGCACCACACCGCGCAGGCCGCCGTCGGCGTAGCGCCGGCCGCCGAGGGTGACGGGCGGATAGTAGACCGGCAGCGCGCACGACGCCCAGAGCGCGTCGACGAGCGGCATCGCGCGCCCGCCCGCGCCGAACGTCACCAGCGCGCCCGAATCGAGATCGACCGCGGTCACCGCAAGCGGCAGCGTGAGCTGGTCGAACGAGCGTGCCGGCACGAGCGCTTCGATCGCGCGGCGAAGCGGTGCGCCCTGAAGCAGCGAGCGCAGCCGGAGCCCGGCCCACGGCGCGAGCGGCGCGCGCACGATGCCCATCGCACCCACTTCGCCGATGCGGGCGAGGATGGCATCGGGCGACATTCCCGCAGCGTAGCAGGCGCCCATCACGCCGCCCATCGACGTGCCCACGAGGTGCGCCGGCTCGAGCCCCAGCTCGGCGAGCGCGCGCAGCGCGCCCACGTGCGCCGCCGCCTTGGCGCCGCCGCCGCTCAGGAGCAGCAGCACCCGCGGGCCGTCCGGCGTCACTCCTTCTTCATCCGCGCGCGATGCGCCTCGGCGCGCGCGTACCGCGCGCATTCCTCCTCGGTCTCCGGAATGAGCCGCGGCACGCGCCTCGGCTTTCCGAGCGGATCGATGGCGACGAACACCACGTGCGCCGAGTGGGTATGCCGCCGCTCGCCGGTGCTCACCTCTTCGGAATACACCTCGACCGAAATGTCCATCGATGAGTTGCCGACGAAGTCCACCGTCGCGATGCAGGTGACGAGCGCTCCCACCGGAATCCGTTCGCGGAAGTCGACCCGATCGATGCTCGCCGTCACCGCCGGCCCCGCGGCGTGCCTGATCGCCGCCACCGCGGCCGCCTGGTCCACAAGCGACATCAGGTCGCCGCCGAAAAGGTCGCCCAGGGCGTTCTGCATGTTGGGCATGACGAACGTAGTGATTTCGCCGCGGGAGTAGGACATCGGGCGGGAAGGTGGATAGGCCATTTCCGCTAGTAGTCGACCGGCCTCAGGTAAAACTCCCCGATGGCCGTCTGGGTCAACATTGCCACCGTCGGCAAGCGCCGCTTCCAATGCGTCGACTCGAGCCTCCGGCGCACCAGCTCCACTTCCTCCGCCGAATAGCCGAGTGCCACGACTTCCGCCGGGCGATAGCCGAACAGCAGCCAATGGAGAATCCCGTCGGCCTTGAGATACGAGATGCCGAAGTCGCCCTCGTCGGTCTGGCCGCGGATCAGGTCCGCGCTCGCCGGCTTCGAGACGATCACATCCGGCACGCCCATGTGGCGCGCGAGCGCCCAGACCTGCGTCTTGAAGAGATCGCCGATCGGGTTTACCGGCGGTGAATCGTCGGCGTGCCAGGTGAAATATCCGAAGAGCCGCTCGGTCTTGTTCCCCGTCCCGAGCGGCAGCGCGCGGTGCGCGGCCGAGAGATCGAAGAGCGCGATCATCCGCGCCCGGGCCATGATGTTTCCCTTGCGCGCCGGATCGACGTCGCCGCCGCTCGCGCCCTCGGCACACCCGACCGCGGCCACCATCCCGTCCACCGCCGCCGTGATGTCGACGGTCTCGTGCGCAATGCCGAGCGCGTCAATCACGAGCTGCGCGTGCGCCAGACTCTCGGGGCTCGACGTCCGATACGGCATTCTTACGCCGAGCACATTCTCCGCTCCAAGCGCCTCCGCCGCGAGATAAGCCACGAGCGAGCTGTCCACCCCACCCGAGAGTCCGATCACCACTTTCTCGAACCCCCGCCGCCGCTGCACTTCGTCGCGGATGAACTCGACGAGCCAGCGCTGGGTGAGAAAGGGATCGATGGCGAGCGGGCGGTCGGGCGGTCGGGAGGTCAGGCGGTCAAGTACCGCGGAACCCGTTGGAGCGACCGTCCGCCGGTCCGCCTGTCCGTCCACCGGAGCGCCCGTCCTCTTGTCCGCTCGTCCGCCTGTCCGCCCGTCCGCCTGTCCGCCCACCAAGTGCGGCCACCGCATCTCCAGATCCGAGAGCAGCGGCATCTCCGCGCGGGCGCGGGTGATCTCGTCGAAATCGAGCACCGCCGGCACCAGCGCGGCCTCGAAGATCGGACCCTCGGCCAGGAGATCGCCGCGCGGGCCCGCCACGAGCGAACCGCCGGCGAACGCCTTGCCGCCCTCGAACCCGACCAACTGTGCCAGCGCCACGTACACCCCATGCTCGCCGGCCATGTCCTGCATGATGCGCTCCCAGCGAAGCACGCTCGTGGGACGGCTCTCGCCCTCTACCGGGTGGATGCCGCGCGCGGGGCTCGCACTCGGCACGAGGATGAGCTGGGCACCGTCGAGCGCCGCGAGCGTGCCGGAGATCGAGTGCCACGCATCCTCGCACACGAGCATGGCCGCGCGTCCCCACCGGGTGTCGAACGCCTCGATCGTGCGCCCCGGCTCGACGAACCGCTCCTCGTCGAACACGCCGTAGGCCGGAAGAAACACTTTGCGGTGCACGTGCCGGATGCCCGCCGCGGCGCCGCCGAGCGTGGCATAGAGGGCGGAGTTGTGCAGGCGGCTCTCGTGCACTTCGTAGAAGCCGATCGCGATGTCGACCGGCGCCGCTCCCGATGCGCGATGCACCCGCGTGAGATCCTCGTACAGGCGCTCGGCCGGGACCGCCAGCTCGCGCACGCCGCCCTCGAGGAAATAGCCGGTGAGCGCCGCCTCGGGCGCCACCAAGAGGTCGGGCGGAACGGGTCCCGCCGCAGCGTCGCGCAGCACGCGGCCGAGCGCCTCGAGGTTTTCCTCGTATGCGCCTTTGCGCGGCCGGAGCTGTGCGATGGCGAGAGAGAGCATCTGCCGAAGAAGATAATCGCGACCCCTGCCCGTCACCGCCGGACCGGTGTAGGATGCAGCCACCGTGTCAACCGATCCCCTGAGCGCGCTCGCCGCCGTTCCCAACGCCTGCCAAGCACTGCCCGGCGTCATCACAGGCGGCCAACCGCGGGCCGAGCAGCTCGCCGCGTTCAAGGCGGCCGGTGGCGCCCTGGTGCTGGACATCCGCGACCCCGCCGAGCCGCGCCCCATGGATGAGCCCGCGACGGCGCGGGAGCTTGGGCTCGAGTACGTAGCGGTGCCGGTGAGTGCCGCCACCCTGTCCGACGCCACGCTGGAACGAATTCGGGATGTTCTCCGTACGGCCGAGGGCCGCACCGCGTTCTTTCATTGCGCCAGCGGAAACCGGGTCGGCGCCGCACTGATTCCGCATCTCGTGCTGGATCAAGGCATCCCCGAAGAGGACGCCGTAAGCACGGCTGTCCGGGTCGGCCTCCGCAGCCCGGAGCTCAGAGACTGGGCGCTCGACTACATCCGCCGGCAGCGAAACCCATGACTGGAGCACCCCGGGAGACCTGATGCGCCGTCCGCTTCTCACCCCTGCCCTGGCGCTCGCGGCCGCACTCGCCGCCGCACCCACCGCCGTAAGCGCCCAGCAGACCAAGCCGCTCGACCCCGCCAACATGGACACCACCTGCGCCGCGTGCACCGACTTCTTCACCTACGCCGACGGCGGGTGGCTCAAGCGGACGGAAATTCCGGGCGACCAGCCGGCCTGGGGCAGCTTCAATGAGCTGCAGGAGAACAACTACGCGGCGCTCAAAGGCGTGTTGACCGATGCCGCCGCCAACGCGCGCACCACGCGCGACCCCGGCCTCCGCAAGTTGGGGAGCTTCTACGGCGCCTGCATGGACTCGACGGCCATCGAGGCCGCGGGTGCTCGGCCGCTCGCGGCGGGTTTCCGGCGCATCGCCGCGGTGCACGACCGGCG comes from Gemmatimonadales bacterium and encodes:
- a CDS encoding patatin-like phospholipase family protein encodes the protein MTPDGPRVLLLLSGGGAKAAAHVGALRALAELGLEPAHLVGTSMGGVMGACYAAGMSPDAILARIGEVGAMGIVRAPLAPWAGLRLRSLLQGAPLRRAIEALVPARSFDQLTLPLAVTAVDLDSGALVTFGAGGRAMPLVDALWASCALPVYYPPVTLGGRRYADGGLRGVVPFAAAEGIAADVAVAVDIGPGFDEADSGGARPRPPLIAQHDAATGILMAQVTRCELALWRATPGRPPLVYVRPCVEREATFRVERAAAYAEEGYRATAAALAGCDALRARRS
- a CDS encoding acyl-CoA thioesterase — translated: MAYPPSRPMSYSRGEITTFVMPNMQNALGDLFGGDLMSLVDQAAAVAAIRHAAGPAVTASIDRVDFRERIPVGALVTCIATVDFVGNSSMDISVEVYSEEVSTGERRHTHSAHVVFVAIDPLGKPRRVPRLIPETEEECARYARAEAHRARMKKE
- a CDS encoding NAD+ synthase; translated protein: MLSLAIAQLRPRKGAYEENLEALGRVLRDAAAGPVPPDLLVAPEAALTGYFLEGGVRELAVPAERLYEDLTRVHRASGAAPVDIAIGFYEVHESRLHNSALYATLGGAAAGIRHVHRKVFLPAYGVFDEERFVEPGRTIEAFDTRWGRAAMLVCEDAWHSISGTLAALDGAQLILVPSASPARGIHPVEGESRPTSVLRWERIMQDMAGEHGVYVALAQLVGFEGGKAFAGGSLVAGPRGDLLAEGPIFEAALVPAVLDFDEITRARAEMPLLSDLEMRWPHLVGGQADGRTGGRADKRTGAPVDGQADRRTVAPTGSAVLDRLTSRPPDRPLAIDPFLTQRWLVEFIRDEVQRRRGFEKVVIGLSGGVDSSLVAYLAAEALGAENVLGVRMPYRTSSPESLAHAQLVIDALGIAHETVDITAAVDGMVAAVGCAEGASGGDVDPARKGNIMARARMIALFDLSAAHRALPLGTGNKTERLFGYFTWHADDSPPVNPIGDLFKTQVWALARHMGVPDVIVSKPASADLIRGQTDEGDFGISYLKADGILHWLLFGYRPAEVVALGYSAEEVELVRRRLESTHWKRRLPTVAMLTQTAIGEFYLRPVDY
- a CDS encoding sulfur transferase domain-containing protein, which translates into the protein MSTDPLSALAAVPNACQALPGVITGGQPRAEQLAAFKAAGGALVLDIRDPAEPRPMDEPATARELGLEYVAVPVSAATLSDATLERIRDVLRTAEGRTAFFHCASGNRVGAALIPHLVLDQGIPEEDAVSTAVRVGLRSPELRDWALDYIRRQRNP